From Streptomyces sp. NBC_00690, a single genomic window includes:
- a CDS encoding aldo/keto reductase, whose protein sequence is MDYVNLGGTGLRVSRLALGTMMFGAWGNQDHDACVDMIHAALDAGVNFIDTADVYAFGETEEILGRALKGRRDSVVLATKFGEHMNHDDPLTRGASRRWIVRAVEDSLRRLGTDHIDLYQLHRPDPGTDLDETLGALTDLIRAGKVRAIGSSAFTAEQITAGQWRAERRGRERFTVEQLAYSALARHAEAGTLPVCQRYDLGVMVYSPLNGGWLTGKYRAGTKAPADSRAVRNAEHFDHAQEAVRDRKYALVEEIAALADEAGHTMIELAIGFVLAHPAVSSAIIGPRTMEQLTGQLGAAGVRLGPDVMDRLDALVAPGTDVNPADAPYAPPALTDPSLRRRDHARALGQG, encoded by the coding sequence ATGGACTATGTGAACCTCGGCGGAACGGGCCTGCGCGTCAGTCGCCTCGCCCTCGGCACGATGATGTTCGGGGCGTGGGGCAATCAGGATCACGACGCGTGCGTGGACATGATCCACGCAGCCCTCGACGCGGGAGTCAACTTCATCGACACCGCGGACGTGTACGCCTTCGGAGAGACGGAGGAGATCCTCGGCCGTGCCCTCAAGGGCCGGCGGGACTCCGTGGTGCTGGCCACCAAGTTCGGCGAGCACATGAACCATGACGACCCCCTCACCCGTGGTGCGTCCCGGCGCTGGATCGTCCGGGCCGTGGAGGACAGCCTGCGCCGGCTGGGCACCGACCACATCGACCTCTACCAGCTGCACCGACCGGACCCCGGCACCGACCTCGACGAGACCCTCGGCGCCCTGACCGATCTGATCCGGGCCGGCAAGGTCCGGGCGATCGGCTCCTCCGCCTTCACTGCGGAACAGATCACCGCAGGCCAATGGAGGGCAGAGCGCCGTGGCCGGGAGCGCTTCACCGTCGAGCAACTGGCGTACTCGGCGCTGGCCCGGCACGCCGAGGCGGGCACGCTGCCCGTCTGCCAGCGCTACGACCTGGGCGTCATGGTCTACAGCCCCCTCAATGGCGGCTGGCTCACCGGCAAGTACCGCGCGGGCACCAAGGCTCCCGCCGACTCCCGTGCCGTACGCAACGCCGAGCACTTCGATCACGCCCAGGAAGCGGTACGGGATCGGAAGTACGCCCTGGTCGAGGAGATCGCGGCCCTCGCGGACGAGGCCGGTCACACCATGATCGAGCTGGCGATCGGCTTTGTGCTCGCGCACCCGGCGGTCAGCTCCGCGATCATCGGCCCGCGGACCATGGAGCAGCTGACGGGCCAGCTGGGAGCGGCCGGGGTACGCCTCGGCCCGGATGTGATGGACCGGCTGGACGCCCTGGTCGCCCCGGGCACCGATGTGAACCCGGCCGACGCACCGTACGCCCCGCCCGCGCTCACCGACCCGTCACTGCGCAGGCGCGACCACGCGAGGGCGCTGGGACAGGGGTGA
- a CDS encoding ester cyclase, with protein MSAAADLESVTRTAVARFVAALNSGDPDRIADLVTEDFHNEHTSSLGKSLHGRAAYRQRLAGFLEEFQDLRYETEDLLVDGDRAALAYRMTFVWTGASHRPEINVRGMFRFRVEDGKIAHRIDYWDSGTFHQQTTAQRRWPR; from the coding sequence GTGAGCGCCGCCGCGGACCTGGAGTCCGTAACGAGGACGGCGGTGGCGAGGTTCGTGGCAGCGCTCAACAGCGGGGACCCCGACCGGATCGCCGACCTGGTGACCGAGGACTTCCACAACGAGCACACCTCGTCGCTCGGGAAGAGCCTGCACGGCAGGGCGGCCTACCGACAGCGGCTGGCCGGCTTCCTCGAAGAGTTCCAAGACCTGCGGTACGAGACCGAAGACCTCCTCGTCGACGGGGACAGGGCGGCGCTCGCCTATCGGATGACGTTCGTCTGGACCGGCGCCAGTCACCGTCCTGAGATCAACGTCCGGGGCATGTTCCGGTTCCGGGTCGAGGACGGCAAGATCGCGCACCGCATCGACTACTGGGACAGCGGCACCTTCCACCAGCAGACCACCGCGCAGCGACGGTGGCCCCGATGA
- a CDS encoding class I fructose-bisphosphate aldolase, giving the protein MQTFSALGGGKLRRMRRMFAADGRAVFVAIDHAAYMGEGPPLGEPMNQIAAGRPDAVLATWHLARAYADTFASAGLVLRVDGGSSELGDMPQSDVNDIMHLPEQALRIGADCLVVLAFPGAPDEDLSLKRLARLTSECEQLGLPVMAEMIPGGWGRAVPWTTQNVARAARIGAELGADIIKTVCPGPPEEFAEVVAACPVPVVALGGPKAESEDEVVALAKGVVEAGGAGVAFGRNVWGSAQPEKLVTRLRDAVHGS; this is encoded by the coding sequence GTGCAGACGTTCTCGGCCCTCGGAGGGGGCAAGCTCCGGCGGATGCGCCGGATGTTCGCGGCGGACGGGCGGGCGGTCTTCGTCGCCATCGACCACGCCGCGTACATGGGTGAGGGCCCGCCGCTGGGCGAGCCGATGAACCAGATCGCGGCCGGCAGGCCGGACGCAGTGCTCGCCACCTGGCACCTGGCCCGCGCCTACGCGGACACTTTCGCCTCGGCCGGCCTGGTGCTGCGCGTCGACGGTGGCTCGTCCGAACTCGGCGACATGCCGCAGAGCGATGTCAACGACATCATGCACCTGCCCGAGCAGGCGCTGCGGATCGGCGCGGACTGCCTGGTGGTGCTCGCGTTCCCCGGCGCCCCCGACGAGGACCTGTCGCTGAAGCGACTGGCACGGCTCACCTCGGAGTGCGAGCAGCTCGGTCTGCCCGTGATGGCCGAGATGATCCCCGGCGGCTGGGGCCGTGCGGTGCCGTGGACCACGCAGAACGTGGCCAGGGCAGCCCGCATCGGCGCCGAACTGGGCGCGGACATCATCAAGACCGTGTGCCCCGGTCCGCCCGAGGAGTTCGCCGAGGTCGTCGCGGCGTGCCCGGTGCCGGTGGTGGCACTTGGCGGGCCGAAGGCCGAGAGCGAGGACGAGGTGGTGGCGCTGGCCAAGGGCGTGGTGGAGGCGGGCGGCGCGGGTGTCGCCTTCGGCCGCAACGTCTGGGGCTCGGCGCAGCCGGAGAAGCTGGTGACGCGACTGCGCGACGCGGTCCACGGCAGCTGA
- the cutA gene encoding divalent-cation tolerance protein CutA, producing MSTNIVIAQTTIDDETKAAELAHGAVDRRLAACAHIDPAFTAVYRWQGAVQQEREWRISYKTTRDRLPELAEWVATTHSYDVPEWIVLPVEGGSREYLGWVVGESTEA from the coding sequence GTGTCGACGAACATCGTGATCGCACAGACCACCATCGACGACGAGACGAAAGCGGCGGAGTTGGCGCACGGCGCGGTGGATCGCCGACTCGCGGCGTGCGCGCACATCGACCCCGCCTTCACCGCGGTCTACCGCTGGCAGGGTGCGGTGCAGCAGGAACGGGAGTGGCGGATCTCGTACAAGACGACCCGCGACCGGCTGCCCGAACTGGCCGAGTGGGTCGCGACCACCCACAGCTATGACGTACCGGAGTGGATCGTGCTACCGGTGGAGGGTGGCTCCCGGGAGTATCTGGGGTGGGTGGTGGGGGAGAGTACTGAGGCATAG
- a CDS encoding 2-oxoacid:ferredoxin oxidoreductase subunit beta, translated as MSESLLSAPVANPARVPLPLIATSDGIATKQTAKDFRSGEEVRWCPGCGDYAILAAVQGFLPELGLRRENIVFVSGIGCSSRFPYYMNTYGMHSIHGRAPAIATGLSVSRPDLSVWVVTGDGDALSIGGNHLIHALRRNVNLKILLFNNRIYGLTKGQYSPTSEPGKITKSTPMGSLDTPFNPVSLAVGAGAGFVARTVDSDRKHLTSVLRAAAEYEGTALVEIYQNCNIFNDGAFEVLKNPATRDDHLLRLEQGQPLRYGAEGERTIVRDAAGSLRPIDPAASPGAPADEVVHDAHADDPAIAFSLSRLPENGGPTPIGVFRSVSRPSYDRQVAEQLRQAADASGPGDLDTLLAGRDHWTVA; from the coding sequence ATGTCTGAAAGCCTGCTCTCCGCTCCGGTGGCGAACCCCGCGCGGGTGCCCCTGCCCCTGATCGCCACCTCGGATGGGATCGCGACCAAGCAGACCGCGAAGGACTTCCGCTCAGGCGAGGAGGTGCGCTGGTGCCCGGGCTGCGGTGACTACGCCATCCTCGCCGCCGTACAGGGCTTCCTCCCCGAACTCGGGCTGCGCCGCGAGAACATCGTCTTCGTCTCCGGGATCGGCTGCTCGTCCCGCTTCCCGTACTACATGAACACCTACGGGATGCACTCCATCCACGGGCGGGCGCCGGCGATCGCCACCGGGCTCTCGGTCTCCCGGCCCGATCTGTCGGTGTGGGTCGTCACCGGTGATGGCGACGCCCTCTCCATCGGCGGCAACCACCTCATCCATGCGCTGCGCCGCAACGTCAACCTCAAGATCCTGCTGTTCAACAACCGGATCTACGGGCTCACCAAGGGCCAGTACAGCCCCACCAGCGAACCGGGGAAGATCACCAAGTCCACACCGATGGGCTCGCTGGACACCCCGTTCAACCCGGTGAGCCTGGCGGTGGGGGCCGGCGCGGGCTTCGTCGCCCGTACCGTCGACTCCGACCGCAAACACCTCACATCGGTCCTGCGCGCAGCCGCCGAGTACGAGGGCACGGCCCTGGTCGAGATCTACCAGAACTGCAACATCTTCAATGACGGCGCGTTCGAGGTGCTCAAGAACCCGGCCACCCGCGACGACCACCTCCTGCGCCTGGAACAGGGGCAGCCGCTGCGGTACGGGGCCGAGGGCGAGCGCACCATCGTGCGTGACGCGGCGGGATCGCTGCGCCCGATCGACCCGGCCGCCTCGCCCGGCGCCCCGGCCGACGAGGTCGTTCACGACGCCCACGCCGACGACCCGGCCATCGCCTTCTCCCTCTCCCGACTGCCGGAGAACGGCGGGCCCACCCCGATCGGCGTCTTCCGCTCGGTGTCCCGGCCCTCGTACGACCGGCAGGTCGCCGAGCAGTTGCGGCAGGCGGCCGATGCGTCGGGCCCCGGCGATCTGGACACGCTGCTGGCCGGACGCGACCACTGGACCGTCGCATGA
- a CDS encoding acyl-CoA thioesterase/bile acid-CoA:amino acid N-acyltransferase family protein has protein sequence MSVAATGLALLLVAGCSGGNGGDKDGDEVRLRVDKTAALADEPVRIKVTGLEAGQEVTITSKAMDRDMSWTGRATFAADKAGTVDLARAQPRSGTYQKADGMGLFWSMKPDAGAADESWFSPPWPEAQPDYEVRLAVNVGGKQIANQTLTRTWMREGVTHRSLTTAKDKVDGSLYLPPAGSARRAPVLSFGGSEGGPGDKSTPALLASRGHPVLALCYFGCGVRPTTLERIELEYFVTAARLLKREGGAGSQRLAVIGTSRGSEAAQLLAHYYPDLFQDVVAYAPSHKTNPGFPKNVPAWTKDGKPVNHAPIPLQRVRGTVLAIAGGADGLWRSAPSADEIVKQKGASGSRHQALIYPQAGHGVSAPPYTALGRKFRHPLTGDTYDMGGTPAADAHARSDSWPKVLSLLQG, from the coding sequence ATGTCGGTTGCTGCCACCGGACTGGCGCTACTACTCGTTGCCGGGTGCAGCGGAGGCAACGGGGGCGACAAGGACGGCGATGAGGTGCGGCTCCGGGTCGACAAGACGGCCGCCTTGGCCGATGAGCCGGTACGGATCAAGGTCACGGGTCTGGAGGCAGGCCAGGAAGTGACGATCACCTCGAAGGCAATGGACAGGGACATGTCGTGGACCGGGCGGGCAACGTTCGCTGCGGACAAGGCGGGGACCGTGGATTTGGCGCGCGCCCAACCGCGTTCGGGTACCTACCAGAAGGCAGACGGCATGGGCTTGTTCTGGTCGATGAAGCCGGATGCGGGCGCAGCTGACGAGTCGTGGTTCTCCCCGCCGTGGCCGGAGGCGCAACCCGACTACGAGGTGCGCCTGGCGGTCAACGTCGGCGGCAAGCAGATCGCGAATCAGACGTTGACCCGCACCTGGATGCGGGAGGGCGTCACCCACCGGTCGCTGACCACGGCGAAGGACAAAGTCGACGGCTCGCTGTATCTGCCGCCCGCTGGGTCCGCACGCCGTGCGCCGGTGCTCAGTTTCGGCGGCTCGGAAGGCGGCCCCGGCGACAAGTCCACACCCGCGTTGCTGGCCTCCAGAGGACACCCCGTGCTCGCCCTGTGCTACTTCGGCTGCGGTGTTCGTCCGACCACCCTGGAGCGGATCGAGCTGGAGTACTTCGTCACCGCCGCCCGGCTACTGAAGCGTGAGGGCGGCGCCGGATCGCAGCGTCTGGCCGTCATCGGCACCTCACGCGGCAGCGAGGCCGCACAACTCCTCGCCCACTACTACCCGGACCTGTTCCAGGACGTCGTCGCCTACGCCCCGAGCCACAAGACCAACCCCGGCTTCCCCAAGAACGTGCCGGCCTGGACGAAGGACGGCAAGCCGGTCAACCACGCGCCCATTCCCCTCCAGCGGGTGCGCGGCACGGTGCTCGCCATCGCGGGTGGGGCGGACGGGCTGTGGCGATCGGCACCTTCGGCTGACGAGATCGTCAAACAGAAGGGGGCCTCGGGCAGCCGTCACCAAGCGTTGATCTACCCCCAGGCCGGTCACGGCGTCAGCGCACCCCCGTACACCGCGCTCGGCAGGAAGTTCAGACACCCGCTGACGGGTGACACCTACGACATGGGTGGCACACCGGCCGCGGACGCCCACGCCCGCTCCGACAGTTGGCCGAAGGTGCTGTCGCTGCTCCAGGGCTAG
- a CDS encoding VOC family protein, which yields MLDKKLTEARWTHIALPTSDLEAAVEFYTSFTPLVVVARHSDKDGANAWLSNAGQVETPFVLVLVGFNKDKGKKQPQLSPFAHLGMEVPNREDVDNTAARAREAGCLHWEPMELPPPVGYICALTDPDGNVVEISHNQQVFEEVRTLWGADAEQ from the coding sequence GTGCTCGACAAGAAGCTCACTGAGGCCCGTTGGACCCATATCGCGCTGCCGACCAGCGACCTGGAAGCGGCGGTGGAGTTCTACACCTCCTTCACCCCGCTGGTCGTCGTCGCACGGCACAGCGACAAGGACGGCGCCAACGCCTGGCTGTCCAACGCGGGACAGGTGGAGACCCCGTTCGTCCTGGTCCTGGTCGGGTTCAACAAGGACAAGGGCAAGAAGCAGCCGCAGCTTTCCCCCTTCGCCCACCTCGGCATGGAGGTGCCGAACCGGGAGGACGTCGACAACACGGCGGCACGGGCCCGCGAGGCGGGTTGTCTCCACTGGGAGCCGATGGAGCTGCCCCCGCCGGTCGGCTACATCTGCGCCCTGACCGACCCCGACGGCAATGTTGTCGAGATCTCCCACAACCAGCAGGTCTTCGAGGAGGTCCGCACCCTGTGGGGTGCTGACGCGGAGCAGTGA
- a CDS encoding aromatic ring-hydroxylating oxygenase subunit alpha, translated as MLDRMNASELALHEGVVAEARAAKGRESDGLVESPLPSDMLQPWEVWSQELFDLEMIRVFGRSWVWLGDTEDLVKPGDFITGKIGVQSVLIVKQRDGSVKGFLNNCRHRASGVAFDPAGNCGKAFACPYHAWTYGLDGKLLSIPDKERMYGADFPMQSYGLVPIRVHIAFDKLVFACLSHKAPSFDEWIAPLLPRYEAYKIGNYHRYHRELDETFDMNWKVFVENSNDDYHVRFVHRRLNKVRKQMDTIVRFEGRTTSGYKPHSENFDLSLGRTDLDEDDLRGSYAEFIYPNLTPLPYASQLIMVRADPIAPDKTRLVSRIYGLTEDVELQERELVNLELTNKEDTDMVTVLMENLRSPFYRVGPSSTWEGRARHMMRQIREDVATPLAPDEFDGPID; from the coding sequence GTGCTGGACCGGATGAACGCTTCGGAACTCGCCCTGCACGAGGGGGTGGTCGCCGAGGCCCGCGCCGCCAAGGGTCGCGAGAGCGACGGACTCGTCGAGTCGCCGCTTCCCAGCGACATGCTCCAGCCCTGGGAAGTGTGGAGCCAGGAACTCTTCGATCTGGAGATGATCCGGGTCTTCGGCCGCTCCTGGGTCTGGCTCGGGGACACCGAGGACCTCGTCAAGCCCGGCGACTTCATCACGGGCAAGATCGGTGTGCAGTCGGTGCTGATCGTCAAGCAGCGCGACGGCTCGGTCAAGGGATTCCTGAACAACTGCCGGCATCGTGCGTCGGGCGTGGCCTTCGACCCGGCCGGCAACTGCGGCAAGGCGTTCGCCTGCCCGTACCACGCGTGGACGTACGGCCTGGACGGCAAGCTGCTGTCCATCCCGGACAAGGAGCGGATGTACGGCGCCGACTTCCCGATGCAGAGCTACGGGCTGGTGCCGATCCGGGTGCACATCGCGTTCGACAAGTTGGTCTTCGCCTGTCTGTCGCACAAGGCGCCCTCCTTCGACGAGTGGATCGCGCCGCTCCTGCCCCGGTACGAGGCGTACAAGATCGGGAACTACCACCGCTACCACCGTGAGCTCGACGAGACGTTCGACATGAACTGGAAGGTCTTCGTCGAGAACTCCAACGACGACTACCACGTCCGCTTCGTGCACCGTCGGCTCAACAAGGTGCGCAAGCAGATGGACACCATCGTGCGCTTCGAGGGGCGCACCACCAGCGGCTATAAGCCGCACAGCGAGAACTTCGACCTCTCGCTGGGCCGGACCGACCTGGACGAGGACGATCTGCGCGGCAGTTACGCGGAGTTCATCTATCCGAACCTCACCCCGCTGCCCTACGCGTCCCAGCTGATCATGGTGCGGGCCGATCCGATCGCCCCGGACAAGACGCGCCTGGTCTCCCGGATCTACGGGCTGACCGAGGACGTCGAACTCCAGGAGCGCGAGTTGGTCAATCTGGAGCTGACCAACAAGGAGGACACCGACATGGTGACCGTCCTGATGGAGAACCTCCGATCGCCCTTCTACCGCGTCGGCCCCTCCAGCACCTGGGAGGGTCGGGCCCGGCACATGATGAGGCAGATCCGTGAAGACGTGGCCACGCCGCTCGCGCCCGATGAGTTCGACGGCCCGATCGACTGA
- a CDS encoding 2-oxoacid:acceptor oxidoreductase subunit alpha: MSKQVLAVPSVVIRFAGDSGDGIQLAGDRFTAQTASFGNDLATLPDFPAEIRAPQGTLPGVSAFQLHFADHGVATPGDSADVLIAMNPAALKANVGHLRPAAQIIADSDQFTGRNLTKAGYAANPLEDGSLEGFTVQPVPLTTLTVGALKDSGLSRKDAERAKNMFALGLLSWMYQRPTEGTIAHLTSKFAKKPAIMRANIAAFHAGWNFGETTEAFAVSYEIAPAPSPSGVYRNITGNLALSYGLVAGARQAGLPLFLGSYPITPASDILHELSRHKNFGVTTFQAEDEIAAVSAALGASFGGSIGVTTTSGPGIALKAEAIGLAVTLELPLIVVDIQRGGPSTGLPTKTEQADLLQVLHGRNGESPLPVVSASSPADCFDACIEAVRIALKYRTPVVLLSDGYLANGSEPWRIPHSSTLPDLRVEFATGPNGTAADGSPRFLPYLRDPETLARPWAVPGTPGLEHRIGGLEKADGTGDISYDADNHEFMVRTRQAKIDGIARELPPTVVDDPEGDARVLVLGWGSTAGPISAACAEVRAAGGSVARAHLRHLNPFPADLGEVLAAYDRVLIPEMNLGQLALLIRGRYLVDAVSHTQVRGTPFKAGDLRTAIEKVISDV, translated from the coding sequence ATGTCCAAGCAGGTCCTTGCCGTCCCCTCAGTGGTGATCCGGTTCGCCGGAGACTCCGGCGACGGTATCCAGCTCGCCGGCGACCGGTTCACCGCGCAGACCGCGTCCTTCGGCAACGACCTGGCGACCCTTCCCGACTTCCCCGCCGAGATCCGCGCCCCTCAGGGCACCCTGCCCGGTGTCTCGGCGTTCCAGCTCCACTTCGCCGACCACGGGGTCGCCACCCCGGGGGACAGCGCCGATGTGCTGATCGCCATGAACCCGGCAGCGCTCAAGGCCAATGTCGGCCATCTGCGGCCGGCGGCGCAGATCATCGCGGACTCCGACCAGTTCACCGGGCGCAATCTGACGAAGGCCGGGTACGCGGCGAACCCGCTGGAGGACGGCTCGCTGGAGGGCTTCACCGTCCAGCCGGTGCCACTGACCACGCTGACCGTCGGGGCGCTCAAGGACTCGGGGCTGAGCCGCAAGGACGCCGAGCGGGCGAAGAACATGTTCGCGCTCGGGCTGCTCTCCTGGATGTACCAGCGCCCCACCGAGGGCACGATCGCCCATCTGACGTCGAAGTTCGCGAAGAAGCCCGCCATCATGCGGGCCAATATCGCGGCCTTCCACGCCGGTTGGAACTTCGGTGAGACGACCGAGGCGTTCGCCGTCTCCTACGAGATCGCCCCAGCGCCCTCGCCCTCCGGTGTGTACCGCAACATCACCGGCAATCTGGCCCTGTCCTACGGGCTGGTCGCCGGAGCCCGACAGGCCGGGCTGCCCCTGTTCCTCGGCTCGTACCCGATCACTCCGGCGTCCGACATCCTCCATGAGCTCAGTCGGCACAAGAACTTCGGAGTGACCACCTTCCAGGCGGAGGACGAGATCGCCGCGGTCAGTGCCGCGCTCGGTGCCTCCTTCGGCGGGTCGATCGGGGTGACGACGACCTCCGGGCCCGGTATCGCGCTCAAGGCCGAGGCCATCGGGTTGGCCGTCACCCTGGAACTGCCGCTGATCGTGGTGGACATCCAGCGCGGCGGCCCCTCCACCGGACTGCCCACCAAGACCGAACAGGCCGATCTGCTCCAGGTCCTGCACGGCCGCAACGGCGAGTCGCCCCTGCCGGTGGTCTCGGCGAGTTCGCCGGCCGACTGCTTCGACGCCTGCATCGAGGCCGTGCGGATCGCCCTGAAGTACCGCACACCGGTCGTGCTGCTCTCCGACGGCTATCTCGCCAACGGCTCCGAACCCTGGCGGATACCCCACTCGTCGACGCTGCCCGACCTCCGGGTGGAGTTCGCGACCGGCCCCAACGGAACGGCCGCCGACGGCAGCCCGCGCTTCCTGCCCTACCTCCGCGACCCCGAGACCCTCGCCCGCCCCTGGGCCGTGCCCGGCACGCCCGGGCTCGAACACCGCATCGGCGGACTGGAGAAGGCGGACGGCACCGGGGACATCTCGTACGACGCCGATAACCACGAGTTCATGGTCCGCACCCGGCAGGCCAAGATCGACGGCATCGCCCGCGAGCTTCCGCCGACCGTCGTGGACGATCCCGAAGGCGACGCCCGGGTACTGGTGCTCGGCTGGGGCTCGACGGCCGGCCCGATCAGCGCCGCCTGTGCGGAGGTGCGGGCCGCGGGCGGTTCGGTCGCCCGCGCCCATCTGCGGCACCTCAACCCCTTCCCGGCCGATCTCGGTGAGGTCCTCGCGGCCTACGACCGCGTACTCATCCCCGAGATGAACCTGGGCCAACTCGCGCTCCTGATCCGCGGTCGCTACCTCGTCGACGCCGTCTCGCACACCCAGGTGCGCGGCACCCCGTTCAAGGCCGGCGATCTGCGGACCGCCATCGAGAAGGTGATCTCCGATGTCTGA
- the fdxA gene encoding ferredoxin, with product MTYVIGTNCVDVKDRTCIAECPVDCIYEGERMLYIHPDECVDCGACEPVCPVEAIYPADSLPTEWLWHLDAATAVTAGREDEPEAGPVDDHPDVTALPARTEAA from the coding sequence ATGACCTATGTGATCGGTACGAACTGTGTCGACGTCAAAGACCGCACCTGTATCGCCGAATGCCCCGTGGACTGCATCTACGAGGGCGAGCGGATGCTCTACATCCACCCGGACGAGTGCGTCGACTGCGGAGCCTGCGAGCCGGTGTGCCCGGTGGAGGCCATCTACCCCGCCGACAGCCTGCCCACCGAATGGCTCTGGCACCTGGATGCGGCGACCGCGGTGACCGCGGGCCGCGAGGACGAACCCGAGGCCGGGCCGGTGGACGACCACCCGGACGTGACGGCGCTCCCGGCGCGCACCGAAGCGGCCTGA
- a CDS encoding tetratricopeptide repeat protein, whose translation MAGFLLFVAAVLSIIGVTTDRGTFTEVSWILWVLGILLLVSGALRRRRRVSVDELRVGAAAGDPGALRALAMMSKIQGDFDEAERLLRMAVDNGDVESMWEMGRLVEHRDGLEESEPWFRMAAEHGHFVAKRFFRPGDPLNRDGSNPL comes from the coding sequence GTGGCCGGCTTTTTACTGTTCGTCGCCGCGGTTCTGAGCATCATCGGTGTGACGACGGACCGGGGCACGTTCACCGAAGTGAGCTGGATCCTCTGGGTCCTTGGCATCCTGCTCCTGGTCAGCGGGGCCCTGCGGCGCAGACGGCGGGTGTCGGTCGATGAGCTGCGAGTCGGCGCAGCGGCAGGCGACCCAGGGGCACTGCGCGCGCTGGCGATGATGTCCAAGATCCAGGGCGACTTCGACGAGGCGGAACGTCTGCTGCGCATGGCCGTCGACAACGGCGATGTCGAGTCGATGTGGGAGATGGGCAGGCTCGTCGAGCATCGCGATGGACTTGAGGAGTCGGAGCCCTGGTTCCGTATGGCGGCCGAGCACGGCCACTTCGTCGCCAAGCGGTTCTTCCGCCCCGGGGACCCGCTCAACAGGGACGGCAGCAACCCCCTCTAG